A portion of the Luxibacter massiliensis genome contains these proteins:
- the sdaAB gene encoding L-serine ammonia-lyase, iron-sulfur-dependent subunit beta has protein sequence MNIFDILGPVMVGPSSSHTAGAARIGYITRTLLGSRPVRASIGLHGSFAATGRGHGTDKAIVAGLLGMKPDDVRIPHSFEIAGSQGLDFQIQNIQIAGAHPNTAFLEVYSGEGKKIEVQASSLGGGRIMVNKLDGIVVNCTGDCPTLIVHNEDRPGHVAAVTSMLSKDKINIATLHLYRGKKGGRAVMVIEIDQPVPEQSLLWLKSQEGISQVTYLDGEGM, from the coding sequence ATGAACATTTTTGATATTTTGGGGCCTGTCATGGTAGGGCCTTCCAGCTCCCATACAGCAGGCGCCGCCAGAATTGGCTATATTACCAGGACATTGCTGGGCAGCCGGCCAGTACGTGCAAGTATCGGCCTTCACGGTTCTTTTGCAGCGACTGGCAGAGGACATGGCACTGACAAGGCCATTGTGGCAGGACTTTTGGGGATGAAACCAGATGATGTGCGGATCCCCCACAGTTTTGAGATTGCGGGCAGCCAGGGACTGGATTTTCAGATACAAAACATACAGATAGCCGGTGCGCATCCAAACACAGCCTTTTTAGAAGTGTACAGTGGGGAGGGGAAAAAGATCGAGGTGCAGGCATCTTCACTGGGCGGCGGACGGATTATGGTGAATAAGCTGGACGGGATTGTGGTAAACTGTACAGGGGACTGCCCCACCCTGATTGTCCATAATGAGGACAGGCCGGGGCATGTTGCGGCCGTGACTTCCATGTTGTCAAAAGATAAAATCAATATAGCTACCCTGCATTTATACCGCGGCAAGAAGGGGGGCCGGGCGGTCATGGTGATAGAAATCGACCAGCCTGTGCCTGAGCAGTCACTCCTGTGGCTTAAGTCACAGGAAGGCATCAGCCAGGTAACATATTTGGATGGGGAGGGTATGTGA
- the gdhA gene encoding NADP-specific glutamate dehydrogenase → MSYVDEVIELVVKKNPAEPEFHQAVKEVLESLRVVVEANEEKFRKDALLERLVEPERQLKFRVPWVDDSGQVQVNTGFRVQFNSAIGPYKGGLRLHPSVNLGIIKFLGFEQIFKNSLTGLPIGGGKGGSDFDPKGKSDREVMAFCQSFMTELCKYIGADTDVPAGDIGTGAREIGYMYGQYKRIRGLSEGVLTGKGLSYGGSLARTEATGYGLLYLTQEMLKLNGIEIAGKTVLVSGSGNVAIYATQKAHQLGAKVVTVSDSNGWIYDPDGIDVEALKEIKEVRRARLTEYKMYRPNAEYHEGRGVWSVKADVALPCATQNELLLEDAKALVANGCIAVAEGANMPTTLEATEYLQANGVLFAPGKAANAGGVATSALEMSQNSERLSWTFEEVDEKLKRIMEDICHNMAEAAERYDAKGNYVIGANIAGFEKVVDAMTAQGIV, encoded by the coding sequence ATGTCATATGTTGATGAAGTAATCGAATTAGTCGTAAAGAAAAACCCTGCTGAACCTGAATTCCATCAGGCAGTCAAAGAGGTGCTCGAGTCTCTGCGCGTGGTCGTGGAGGCCAACGAGGAGAAGTTCCGCAAGGATGCACTTCTGGAAAGACTGGTTGAGCCTGAGAGACAGCTGAAATTCCGTGTGCCATGGGTGGATGACAGCGGGCAGGTACAGGTTAATACTGGTTTCCGCGTACAGTTCAACAGTGCAATTGGGCCATACAAAGGCGGACTCAGGCTGCATCCCTCTGTGAACTTAGGCATCATTAAGTTCTTAGGGTTCGAGCAGATTTTCAAAAACTCACTGACAGGCCTTCCCATTGGCGGCGGAAAAGGCGGGTCTGATTTTGACCCCAAAGGCAAGTCAGACAGGGAAGTCATGGCATTCTGCCAGAGCTTTATGACAGAGCTGTGTAAATATATTGGGGCGGACACCGATGTCCCGGCTGGAGATATCGGTACAGGAGCCAGGGAGATTGGCTACATGTATGGTCAGTATAAACGTATCCGCGGCCTGTCCGAAGGCGTACTTACAGGAAAGGGATTAAGCTACGGCGGTTCTCTGGCACGTACAGAGGCTACTGGCTATGGACTTCTCTACCTGACACAGGAGATGTTAAAACTGAATGGGATAGAGATTGCCGGAAAGACAGTTCTTGTCTCAGGTTCTGGAAATGTGGCGATCTATGCAACACAAAAGGCACATCAGCTGGGTGCTAAAGTAGTGACAGTCAGTGACTCAAATGGATGGATATACGACCCAGATGGGATAGATGTAGAGGCTTTGAAGGAAATTAAAGAAGTAAGGCGTGCAAGGCTGACAGAATATAAGATGTACCGTCCAAATGCAGAGTACCACGAGGGCAGGGGCGTATGGTCAGTAAAAGCCGATGTGGCACTTCCATGTGCGACACAAAACGAACTTCTTCTCGAGGATGCGAAAGCACTGGTTGCCAATGGATGTATTGCAGTGGCCGAGGGCGCCAATATGCCTACTACATTGGAGGCTACAGAGTATTTACAGGCGAACGGAGTACTGTTTGCGCCGGGCAAGGCGGCGAATGCAGGCGGTGTGGCTACATCGGCCCTGGAAATGTCACAGAACAGCGAGAGGCTGAGCTGGACATTTGAGGAAGTGGACGAGAAGCTCAAAAGAATCATGGAGGATATCTGCCACAACATGGCAGAGGCTGCGGAGCGCTATGATGCCAAAGGCAATTATGTGATTGGCGCCAATATCGCCGGTTTTGAGAAGGTAGTGGATGCTATGACAGCACAGGGGATCGTATAG
- a CDS encoding homocysteine S-methyltransferase family protein, translated as MILDRLGKELLFFDGGMGTLLQEGGLKPGELPETWNLSHPEIIREIHKRYMEAGSDIILTNTFGANALKFHDTSCTLEEIVQAAVGHVREARKQAGIAGRTIYTALDIGPTGKLLKPMGDLEFEKAYEAFAEVMRYGEEAGADLIHIETMSDTYELKAAVLAARENTGLPVFVTTIFDERGKLLTGADVPAVTALLEGLGVDALGINCGLGPRQMEPILEELLLYTSLPVIVKPNAGLPKQVEGRTCYEVYPEEFASMMYEIVQKGASVIGGCCGTTPEHIKAMVGLCQGIEPKPVEAKEITIVSSYGQSVCLGQGSKIIGERINPTGKKRFKQALKDHDIDYILKEGIIQQEKGAHILDVNVGLPDIDEAQVMQEVVTELQSVTSLPLQIDTVDIKAMERALRVYNGKPMVNSVSGKQESMDAVFPLIQKYGGVVIGLTLDERGIPGTADGRVEIARRIITEAAKYGIQKKDIVIDVLAMTISSEPEGAAVTLKALQKVRYGLGVHTVLGVSNISFGLPSRPVINANFYTMAMQSGLSAGIINPSSEDMMKSYYAYHALMNLDDNCSAYIAKYSNSGGETKEVSAPGGDMSLQMAIEKGLREEAQQITGSLVREQAPLKIINTHLIPALDQVGKGFEKGSVFLPQLLMSAEAAKAAFAVLKEKLAQSGGEGDKKDKVILATVKGDIHDIGKNIVKVLLENYSFEVIDLGKDVPPEKIVDTAVEQDVRLVGLSALMTTTVVSMEETIRLLREQAPGCSVMVGGAVLNQEYADMIGADFYGKDAMQSVYYAQRLFKEQK; from the coding sequence ATGATTTTAGACAGACTGGGCAAGGAATTGTTATTTTTTGACGGTGGGATGGGGACACTTCTGCAGGAGGGCGGCTTAAAGCCAGGGGAGCTCCCAGAGACGTGGAATCTGTCACATCCAGAAATAATCAGGGAGATCCACAAAAGGTATATGGAGGCAGGCAGTGATATTATACTTACAAATACTTTTGGGGCAAATGCACTGAAGTTTCATGACACTTCCTGTACTCTCGAGGAGATTGTCCAAGCGGCTGTGGGCCATGTAAGAGAAGCAAGGAAGCAGGCCGGCATTGCAGGGCGGACTATCTATACGGCTCTGGACATAGGCCCCACGGGGAAGCTGTTAAAACCTATGGGAGATCTGGAATTTGAGAAAGCCTACGAAGCATTTGCAGAAGTCATGCGTTATGGGGAGGAGGCTGGGGCTGACCTGATCCATATAGAGACAATGAGTGATACTTATGAGCTGAAAGCAGCCGTGCTGGCTGCCAGGGAAAATACAGGGCTTCCGGTTTTTGTGACAACCATTTTTGATGAGAGGGGAAAGCTGCTCACAGGTGCGGATGTCCCTGCTGTGACGGCACTTCTTGAAGGACTGGGCGTAGATGCCCTGGGAATTAACTGCGGCCTGGGGCCCCGCCAAATGGAGCCTATTTTAGAAGAGCTGCTTTTGTATACCTCCCTGCCGGTGATTGTGAAACCTAATGCGGGTTTGCCCAAGCAGGTGGAAGGCAGGACATGCTATGAAGTATATCCTGAAGAGTTTGCCTCCATGATGTATGAGATTGTACAGAAAGGGGCCTCGGTTATTGGAGGGTGCTGCGGTACTACGCCGGAGCATATAAAAGCTATGGTTGGCCTGTGCCAGGGGATAGAACCAAAGCCGGTGGAAGCCAAAGAGATTACAATCGTATCTTCCTACGGTCAGTCGGTCTGCCTGGGGCAAGGTTCTAAAATCATCGGGGAGAGGATCAACCCTACAGGTAAAAAACGTTTTAAGCAGGCCCTGAAAGACCATGACATCGATTACATTCTGAAGGAGGGAATTATCCAGCAGGAAAAAGGGGCGCATATTCTGGATGTAAATGTGGGGCTGCCAGACATAGATGAGGCCCAGGTCATGCAGGAAGTGGTGACTGAGCTGCAGAGTGTCACCAGCCTGCCTCTCCAGATTGACACAGTAGATATAAAAGCCATGGAGAGGGCGCTGCGTGTTTATAATGGCAAACCGATGGTGAATTCTGTCAGCGGCAAGCAGGAGTCTATGGATGCCGTTTTTCCCCTGATACAAAAATACGGGGGGGTTGTCATCGGCCTGACTCTGGATGAGCGGGGAATACCAGGGACAGCCGACGGCAGGGTTGAGATTGCCAGGCGAATCATAACAGAGGCGGCAAAATATGGGATACAGAAGAAGGATATAGTCATAGACGTGCTGGCTATGACTATAAGTTCAGAGCCAGAGGGAGCAGCGGTGACGCTAAAGGCCCTGCAGAAAGTACGCTATGGCCTTGGCGTCCATACAGTCCTTGGGGTATCCAATATTTCATTCGGACTTCCGTCCCGCCCGGTTATCAATGCAAATTTTTATACCATGGCCATGCAAAGCGGCTTAAGTGCAGGTATTATTAACCCGTCTTCAGAGGACATGATGAAATCCTATTATGCCTACCATGCGCTGATGAACCTGGATGACAATTGTAGTGCATATATAGCCAAATATTCCAACAGTGGCGGTGAAACAAAAGAAGTTTCTGCCCCAGGAGGAGATATGTCCCTGCAAATGGCCATTGAAAAAGGCCTTAGGGAGGAGGCCCAGCAGATTACCGGCAGCCTTGTCAGGGAGCAGGCGCCTCTTAAGATCATTAATACACATTTAATCCCGGCCCTCGACCAGGTAGGGAAAGGCTTTGAAAAAGGAAGCGTATTCCTGCCCCAGCTTTTGATGAGCGCTGAGGCGGCCAAGGCTGCATTTGCAGTCTTAAAAGAAAAGCTTGCCCAATCTGGGGGAGAAGGGGATAAAAAAGACAAGGTCATACTGGCGACAGTAAAAGGAGATATTCATGATATAGGGAAAAATATCGTAAAAGTATTGCTGGAAAATTATAGTTTTGAAGTCATTGACCTGGGTAAAGATGTGCCCCCTGAGAAAATTGTGGATACAGCCGTTGAGCAGGATGTGCGTCTGGTAGGTTTAAGCGCCCTTATGACGACAACAGTGGTCAGTATGGAGGAGACCATCCGGCTTCTCAGGGAGCAGGCCCCTGGATGCAGTGTGATGGTAGGGGGGGCTGTCCTGAACCAGGAGTATGCGGACATGATAGGGGCGGACTTTTATGGCAAGGATGCAATGCAGTCTGTCTATTATGCACAGAGGCTGTTTAAGGAACAGAAATGA
- the sdaAA gene encoding L-serine ammonia-lyase, iron-sulfur-dependent, subunit alpha has product MSYQSLEEITQLCEEKKIPFWRAVLLDDMNERSVSEEDSFSVMSGMWDAMLRASGEYEDSLTSNSGLVGGMGGQMEQYRQKGDTLCGDFVSEVIAQALQMGESNACMKRIVAAPTAGACGVIPAVFVPLYRGGKADREDIIRGLYVTAGIGQVIAARAFIAGAAGGCQAEIGAASAMAAGALVFLKGGGNSQVIHAAAMALKNLLGLVCDPVAGLVEVPCVKRNVIGAVNALAAADMALAGITSRIPPDQVIDAMKEVGEAMHVSLRETGEGGVANTPQAKQIVERLGM; this is encoded by the coding sequence ATGTCTTATCAGTCTTTAGAAGAAATAACACAGTTATGTGAGGAAAAGAAGATTCCATTTTGGAGAGCCGTGCTTTTGGATGATATGAATGAAAGGTCTGTCAGTGAAGAGGATTCCTTTTCTGTGATGTCTGGAATGTGGGACGCCATGTTAAGGGCCAGCGGGGAGTATGAAGATAGCCTGACCTCAAACAGCGGCCTTGTAGGAGGCATGGGAGGGCAGATGGAACAATACAGGCAGAAGGGGGATACCCTGTGCGGTGATTTTGTATCTGAAGTGATTGCCCAGGCTCTGCAGATGGGGGAGTCCAACGCCTGCATGAAACGGATTGTAGCGGCTCCTACGGCAGGAGCCTGCGGCGTCATCCCGGCTGTTTTTGTGCCCTTATACCGAGGCGGGAAGGCAGACAGGGAGGACATCATCAGAGGGTTATATGTGACAGCAGGAATCGGGCAGGTGATAGCTGCCAGGGCGTTTATTGCCGGGGCGGCGGGCGGCTGCCAGGCAGAGATTGGCGCAGCTTCCGCCATGGCGGCAGGGGCGCTTGTATTCCTGAAAGGCGGTGGGAACAGCCAGGTTATACATGCGGCAGCTATGGCCCTTAAAAACCTCCTGGGGCTTGTCTGTGACCCGGTTGCCGGACTTGTCGAGGTGCCCTGTGTGAAGCGCAATGTCATAGGCGCCGTGAATGCACTGGCGGCAGCGGATATGGCCCTTGCGGGAATTACAAGCAGAATCCCTCCGGATCAGGTGATTGATGCCATGAAAGAGGTAGGAGAGGCCATGCATGTATCACTGCGGGAGACAGGGGAAGGCGGAGTGGCGAATACCCCTCAGGCAAAACAAATTGTAGAGAGATTGGGAATGTAA
- a CDS encoding putative ABC transporter permease, producing MWDKMIFGNDLYHVILWFLTYSILGWLVESIYMSICNRRWTNRGFSRGPICPIYGIGALTVYFLLSPYSHNRVLLFFLGAILATTIEWVTARIMEKMFGEIWWDYTDKPFNYKGILCLESTLAWGLYTLILFGILHAFVERIVNAIPFRIGRIAGILILLLYLADFVRTVYQEKKGELPASIHRLKDRFRNLIGR from the coding sequence ATGTGGGATAAGATGATATTTGGGAATGATCTGTATCATGTGATATTGTGGTTCCTTACATATAGTATACTAGGGTGGCTTGTTGAGTCTATATACATGTCTATCTGTAACAGAAGGTGGACAAACCGGGGGTTTTCCAGGGGTCCTATCTGTCCTATCTATGGGATTGGAGCACTGACAGTGTATTTTCTGCTCAGTCCATACAGCCACAACAGGGTTCTTTTGTTCTTTCTGGGCGCCATTCTGGCCACTACAATTGAATGGGTTACGGCCCGGATCATGGAGAAGATGTTTGGTGAAATCTGGTGGGATTATACGGACAAGCCTTTTAATTATAAAGGGATCCTATGCCTGGAAAGTACACTGGCATGGGGACTGTATACTTTGATTTTATTTGGTATTCTTCATGCTTTTGTGGAACGCATTGTAAATGCCATCCCATTCCGTATTGGGAGGATTGCAGGCATATTGATATTGCTTTTGTATCTTGCAGATTTTGTGAGGACTGTATATCAGGAGAAAAAAGGTGAACTTCCGGCCTCCATCCACAGGCTCAAAGACCGGTTCAGAAATTTAATAGGGCGGTGA
- a CDS encoding 4Fe-4S dicluster domain-containing protein, with amino-acid sequence MMRGLQTPVRAIRRKVFTEVAKLGFKANADTLLDDMEAIPYEIVNDDTVKYRESTYRSRAIVRERLRLAMGLSLRPENKPVHLTAGVEASNISEKYYEPPLMQVVPSACESCEENKYEVSNMCKGCLAHPCQEVCPKGAISMVNDRSYIDQDKCIKCGKCKSACPYDAIAKKERPCKNACGVGAIVSDKYGRAYIDTEKCVSCGMCMVSCPFGAISDKSQIFQLTRALQEGGEIVAEIAPAFVGQFGDNITPRNIKAALQELGFSEVYEVALGADIGAIAEAHHYVEKVVSGELPFLLTSCCPSWAMMAKKFFPDLIDQISQELTPMVATARTIKKEHPNAKVVFIGPCAAKKLEASRRTVRSDVDFVVTYEELQAMFDAKNIDLTKYEAESSFHDATGAGRGYACAGGVAEAIEKCINTYYPDVEVNIEHAEGLAECKKILTLAKAGKMNGCLIEGMGCPGGCIAGAGTNIPVAKAKKALANYVKNSTTPVPAKELEEIELK; translated from the coding sequence ATGATGAGAGGACTGCAGACACCGGTCCGGGCAATCCGGAGAAAAGTATTTACGGAAGTGGCGAAGCTGGGATTCAAGGCAAATGCAGATACACTGTTAGACGATATGGAGGCAATTCCCTATGAAATTGTGAATGATGATACGGTAAAATACCGGGAGAGTACTTACCGTTCCCGCGCCATTGTAAGGGAACGCCTCAGGCTTGCCATGGGACTGTCTCTGAGGCCGGAAAATAAGCCAGTCCATCTGACTGCAGGCGTAGAGGCCAGCAATATATCAGAAAAATATTATGAACCCCCTCTTATGCAGGTGGTACCCTCGGCATGTGAGAGCTGTGAGGAGAATAAATATGAGGTGAGCAATATGTGTAAGGGATGCCTTGCACATCCATGCCAGGAAGTCTGTCCAAAGGGCGCCATATCTATGGTAAATGACCGTTCTTATATTGACCAGGATAAATGTATCAAATGTGGAAAGTGTAAATCAGCCTGTCCCTACGATGCCATCGCCAAAAAGGAAAGGCCCTGTAAGAATGCCTGCGGGGTGGGGGCCATTGTATCGGACAAATACGGCAGGGCCTACATTGACACGGAAAAATGCGTATCCTGCGGCATGTGCATGGTGAGCTGCCCATTTGGCGCCATATCAGATAAATCACAGATATTCCAGCTTACCCGGGCCCTTCAGGAGGGCGGCGAGATTGTGGCGGAGATCGCCCCTGCCTTTGTAGGACAGTTTGGCGATAATATTACTCCCCGCAATATCAAGGCGGCCCTGCAGGAATTAGGGTTTTCGGAAGTATATGAAGTGGCCCTGGGCGCAGATATTGGAGCAATTGCAGAGGCGCACCACTATGTGGAGAAGGTTGTCTCAGGGGAACTTCCCTTTCTTCTCACATCCTGCTGTCCCTCATGGGCCATGATGGCAAAGAAATTCTTCCCGGACCTGATTGACCAGATTTCCCAGGAACTGACCCCAATGGTGGCAACTGCCAGGACAATTAAAAAAGAGCATCCCAATGCAAAGGTGGTATTTATTGGGCCCTGTGCGGCGAAGAAGCTGGAGGCTTCCAGAAGGACAGTGCGCAGTGACGTGGATTTTGTTGTTACATATGAGGAACTTCAGGCAATGTTTGATGCCAAGAACATTGATTTGACTAAATATGAAGCTGAATCTTCCTTCCATGACGCAACAGGGGCAGGGAGAGGCTATGCATGTGCCGGAGGCGTGGCCGAGGCCATTGAGAAGTGTATCAATACGTATTACCCGGATGTGGAAGTCAATATAGAACATGCAGAGGGACTTGCTGAATGTAAGAAGATCCTGACCTTGGCGAAGGCGGGGAAGATGAACGGATGCCTGATTGAAGGCATGGGGTGCCCGGGAGGCTGTATAGCGGGGGCCGGCACAAATATACCTGTGGCTAAGGCCAAGAAGGCGCTGGCCAACTATGTCAAGAATTCTACGACGCCTGTTCCGGCAAAGGAACTGGAGGAGATTGAATTAAAATAA
- the rpsU gene encoding 30S ribosomal protein S21 — protein MSNVIVKENETLDSALRRFKRNCAKAGIQQEIRKREHYEKPSVRRKKKSEAARKRKYN, from the coding sequence ATGTCAAATGTAATCGTTAAAGAAAACGAGACGTTAGATAGCGCTTTACGCAGATTCAAAAGAAACTGTGCAAAGGCTGGCATTCAGCAGGAGATTCGCAAAAGAGAACACTACGAGAAGCCAAGCGTAAGACGTAAGAAAAAATCTGAAGCCGCTAGAAAACGTAAATATAATTAA
- the alaS gene encoding alanine--tRNA ligase, which translates to MQPYGVNQLRKMFLEFFESKGHLAMKSFSLVPHNDKSLLLINSGMAPLKPYFTGQEIPPNKRVTTCQKCIRTGDIENVGKTARHGTFFEMLGNFSFGDYFKKEAIEWSWEFLTEVVGLDPDRLYPSVYVDDDEAFEIWNKDMGIPAERIFKFGKEDNFWEHGSGPCGPCSEIYYDRGEKYGCGREDCTVGCECDRYMEIWNNVFTQFDNDGKGHYAELEQKNIDTGMGLERLASAVQDVDSIFDVDTMKTLRDHVCRLAGTEYGKDDKEDVSIRVITDHIRSVTFMISDGIMPSNEGRGYVLRRLLRRASRHGRLLGIEGSFLPALAQTVIEGSSDGYPELEEKRDFILNVIDKEEEQFNKTIDQGLVILSEMIAGMEKERSKVLSGEHVFKLYDTYGFPLDLTKEILEEKGFTADEKGFEQAMEVQRTTARNARGVTNYMGADATVYESIDPSVTSQFVGYDRLSHESEITVLTTENEVADALSDGERGTVFVKETPFYATSGGQEADTGIISTAEGEFKVEDTIKLLGGKIGHVGQVVSGMLKTGDKATLRVDGEKRALSARNHSATHLLQKALRTVLGTHVEQAGSSVNEDRLRFDFTHFSAVTPEELKKAEDIVNESIMKALPVKAENMPIEEARKTGAQALFGEKYGDIVRVVNMGDFSIEFCGGTHVNNTGEIMAFKIISESGVAAGVRRIEALTSKGLLKYYDSLEKKLHETAKVLKATPDNLIEKAAHLVAENKNLRGEAESLKSRLAQDAMGDVADQVQEIKGTRLLAAQIDGVDMNGLRELGDQLKEKLGEGVVVLASESSGRVNLMATATEEVISKGAHAGNLIKAIAGMVGGGGGGRPNMAQAGGKNPAGIKEALKKAAEVLEGQLS; encoded by the coding sequence ATGCAGCCATATGGAGTAAACCAGTTGAGGAAGATGTTTTTGGAGTTCTTTGAGAGCAAAGGGCATCTGGCTATGAAGAGTTTTTCGCTTGTGCCCCACAATGATAAGAGCCTTTTGCTTATCAATTCAGGGATGGCTCCTCTTAAGCCATATTTTACAGGACAGGAGATCCCGCCGAATAAAAGAGTGACAACCTGCCAGAAATGTATCCGCACAGGGGATATTGAGAATGTGGGGAAGACGGCGCGCCACGGTACATTCTTTGAGATGCTGGGGAATTTCTCTTTTGGAGATTATTTTAAGAAGGAAGCCATTGAGTGGTCATGGGAGTTTTTGACAGAGGTGGTGGGATTGGATCCAGACCGGCTGTATCCTTCTGTCTATGTGGACGATGATGAGGCGTTTGAGATATGGAATAAAGATATGGGGATTCCAGCAGAACGGATTTTTAAATTTGGCAAGGAGGACAACTTCTGGGAGCATGGGTCCGGCCCCTGCGGCCCTTGTTCTGAAATCTATTACGACCGGGGAGAGAAGTACGGCTGCGGCAGGGAAGACTGTACAGTAGGCTGCGAATGTGACCGGTATATGGAAATCTGGAATAATGTCTTTACCCAGTTTGACAATGACGGCAAAGGCCACTATGCAGAGCTGGAGCAGAAGAATATTGACACGGGCATGGGCCTGGAAAGGCTGGCGTCTGCTGTACAGGATGTGGATTCTATTTTTGACGTGGATACGATGAAAACCCTGCGCGACCATGTATGCCGCCTTGCAGGCACTGAATACGGCAAAGATGACAAGGAGGATGTGTCCATCCGTGTAATCACAGACCATATCCGCTCTGTGACCTTCATGATATCAGACGGAATTATGCCTTCTAACGAAGGGCGGGGGTATGTGCTGCGCCGTCTTTTAAGAAGGGCGTCCCGCCACGGAAGGCTCTTGGGCATAGAAGGGAGCTTTTTGCCTGCCCTGGCCCAGACAGTGATTGAGGGATCCAGTGACGGCTATCCTGAACTGGAAGAAAAAAGAGATTTCATCCTGAATGTGATCGATAAGGAAGAAGAGCAGTTCAACAAAACAATTGACCAGGGACTTGTGATTCTATCAGAAATGATTGCCGGGATGGAGAAGGAAAGAAGTAAAGTGCTTTCCGGCGAACACGTGTTCAAACTCTATGACACATATGGATTCCCCCTTGATTTGACTAAGGAAATTCTGGAAGAAAAAGGCTTTACGGCAGACGAAAAAGGCTTTGAACAGGCCATGGAGGTGCAGCGGACAACAGCCCGCAATGCACGCGGGGTGACCAACTATATGGGGGCTGACGCTACAGTCTATGAGTCCATAGACCCGTCTGTAACCAGTCAGTTTGTCGGCTATGACAGGCTCAGCCATGAGTCAGAAATCACAGTCCTCACTACGGAAAACGAGGTGGCAGACGCCCTGTCGGATGGGGAGAGGGGCACAGTGTTTGTAAAAGAGACCCCCTTCTACGCCACAAGCGGCGGGCAGGAAGCTGATACAGGCATTATCAGCACTGCTGAAGGTGAATTTAAGGTGGAAGATACAATTAAGCTTCTTGGAGGCAAGATTGGGCATGTGGGGCAGGTTGTCAGCGGCATGTTAAAGACAGGCGACAAGGCTACGCTGCGCGTGGACGGTGAGAAGCGCGCTTTATCCGCCCGGAACCACAGCGCCACTCATTTGCTGCAGAAGGCCCTGCGCACAGTGCTTGGCACCCACGTGGAGCAGGCAGGGTCCAGCGTAAATGAGGACAGGCTGCGTTTTGACTTCACACATTTTTCAGCTGTGACTCCAGAAGAACTTAAAAAAGCAGAAGATATTGTAAATGAAAGTATTATGAAGGCCCTTCCTGTAAAGGCTGAGAATATGCCTATCGAGGAGGCAAGGAAAACAGGGGCCCAGGCACTTTTTGGCGAGAAGTACGGAGATATTGTACGTGTCGTGAACATGGGAGATTTCTCCATTGAATTTTGCGGCGGCACGCATGTGAATAATACAGGTGAAATCATGGCATTTAAAATTATTTCAGAATCTGGCGTTGCCGCTGGCGTCCGCCGGATAGAGGCTTTGACTTCGAAAGGCCTTCTGAAATATTATGATTCACTGGAAAAGAAACTGCATGAGACTGCCAAAGTGCTGAAGGCCACCCCAGATAATCTCATAGAAAAAGCCGCACACCTGGTTGCTGAAAATAAAAACCTCCGGGGAGAAGCAGAGAGCCTGAAAAGCAGGCTGGCCCAGGATGCCATGGGGGATGTGGCAGACCAGGTACAGGAGATCAAAGGAACCCGGCTCCTTGCAGCACAGATTGACGGCGTGGACATGAATGGACTGCGGGAGCTGGGGGACCAGCTTAAAGAGAAGCTGGGAGAGGGCGTGGTTGTGCTTGCCTCGGAAAGCAGCGGCAGGGTGAACCTTATGGCTACTGCCACAGAAGAGGTTATTTCTAAGGGGGCCCACGCTGGTAATCTTATCAAAGCCATTGCCGGCATGGTGGGCGGCGGCGGCGGCGGACGCCCCAACATGGCACAGGCGGGAGGCAAGAACCCGGCAGGTATCAAAGAAGCCCTTAAAAAGGCCGCTGAGGTACTGGAGGGACAACTTTCTTAG